A genome region from Platichthys flesus chromosome 12, fPlaFle2.1, whole genome shotgun sequence includes the following:
- the flrt3 gene encoding leucine-rich repeat transmembrane protein FLRT3: MVRQSKAFILFLIRVGLLLGLANPLVTSASCPSACRCDGTFIYCNDRGLTSIPTGMPLDATVLFLQNNRIKSAGIPTELRTLVNVEKIYLYCNNLDEFPRNLPLGLKELHLQENNVRMITHETLAQIPYIEELHLDDNSVSAVSIEEGAFRDSSHLRLLFLSRNHLSTIPSGLPMSIEELRFDDNRISSISEQSLQDLINLKRLILDGNLLNNNGIGEMAFVNLINLTELSLMRNSLTSPPANLPGTSMEKLQLQDNHINRVPPGAFAFLRQLYRLDLSGNNLSSLPQGVFEDLDNLTQLLLRNNPWQCTCRMKWVRDWLRSLPTKVNVRGFMCQGPDKVKGMAIKDLTTDMFECTDTELNPMYETSTVSNTVRPSQPQWPSLVTRRPVIKGPDINKNHRSSTTSTGRKIITISVKSSNADTIHISWRVSQPMTALRLSWLKLGHSPAFGSITETIVQGEKTEYLLTALEPESSYRICMVPMETSNIYLSDETPVCIETETGSHKSYNPTTTLNREQEKEPYKNSSLPLAAIIGGAVALLAIIMLALVCWYVHRNGSLFSRNCTYNKGRRRKDDYAEAGTKKDNSILEIRETSFQMIPINHLPVSKEEFMIHTIFPPNGLSLYKSPHSENSINNRSYRDSGIPDSDHSHS, from the coding sequence ATGGTGCGTCAAAGCAAGGCCTTTATACTCTTCCTCATCAGGGTTGGGCTGCTGCTGGGTCTTGCTAACCCCCTGGTGACCTCTGCCTCGTGTCCCTCGGCCTGCCGCTGTGATGGGACCTTTATCTACTGTAATGACCGTGGCCTGACTTCCATCCCCACTGGTATGCCCCTGGATGCCACAGTGCTGTTTCTGCAAAACAATCGCATTAAGAGCGCCGGCATACCTACAGAGCTACGCACTCTCGTAAACGTGGAGAAGATCTACCTGTACTGCAACAATCTGGATGAGTTCCCACGTAACCTTCCTCTCGGGCTGAAAGAGCTCCACCTTCAGGAGAACAATGTTCGGATGATTACCCATGAGACTTTAGCTCAAATTCCCTACATCGAGGAGCTGCACCTGGATGATAACTCTGTATCAGCAGTCAGCATAGAGGAGGGGGCCTTCAGGGACAGTTCTCACCTCAGATTACTTTTCCTCTCCAGAAACCACCTCAGCACCATCCCTTCAGGCCTCCCCATGAGTATAGAGGAGCTGCGCTTTGATGACAACCGTATCTCCTCCATCTCAGAGCAGTCGCTGCAAGATCTCATCAACCTGAAGCGGCTGATCCTGGATGGTAACCTGCTTAACAACAATGGGATTGGGGAGATGGCTTTCGTCAACCTGATCAACCTGACTGAGCTCTCGCTAATGAGGAACTCCCTGACATCGCCGCCAGCCAACCTGCCTGGCACCAGtatggagaagctgcagctacAAGATAATCATATTAATCGGGTCCCGCCCGGGGCTTTTGCCTTCCTTAGGCAGTTGTATCGCCTGGACCTGTCCGGTAACAACCTGAGCAGCCTCCCACAGGGTGTATTTGAAGATCTGGACAAcctcacacagctgctgctgcgcAACAACCCCTGGCAGTGCACTTGCAGGATGAAATGGGTGCGCGACTGGTTGCGGTCTCTACCAACTAAGGTGAATGTACGTGGCTTCATGTGCCAGGGTCCGGATAAAGTCAAAGGCATGGCGATTAAAGATCTCACCACAGACATGTTTGAATGCACAGATACAGAGCTCAACCCGATGTATGAGACAAGCACAGTCTCCAACACTGTGCGCCCCTCACAGCCCCAGTGGCCATCGCTTGTGACCAGAAGGCCGGTGATAAAAGGGCCCGACATCAATAAGAATCACCGCAGCTCTACCACCTCTACAGGCAGAAAGATCATCACCATCAGTGTGAAGTCAAGTAATGCAGATACAATTCACATATCATGGAGGGTGTCACAGCCCATGACTGCCCTACGGCTGAGTTGGTTAAAGCTGGGACACAGCCCTGCCTTTGGGTCCATCACTGAGACCATTGTGCAGGGGGAGAAGACGGAGTACCTGCTCACTGCGCTGGAGCCAGAGTCTTCCTACAGGATATGCATGGTTCCCATGGAGACCAGCAACATTTACCTGTCAGACGAGACCCCTGTCTGCATCGAGACGGAGACTGGCTCTCACAAATCATACAACCCAACCACAACTTTAaacagagagcaggagaaagagcCTTACAAAAATTCCAGTCTGCCTTTGGCTGCTATCATCGGAGGGGCTGTGGCTCTTTTGGCAATAATCATGTTGGCACTAGTGTGCTGGTACGTCCACAGGAACGGGTCACTTTTTTCCAGGAACTGCACCTACAACAAAGGCCGTCGGAGAAAGGACGACTATGCTGAGGCTGGCACAAAGAAGGACAACTCCATCCTTGAAATACGGGAGACTTCTTTTCAAATGATTCCAATAAATCACCTGCCTGTGTCCAAGGAGGAGTTTATGATACACACCATTTTCCCACCTAATGGCCTGAGTTTATACAAAAGCCCACATAGCGAGAACAGTATTAACAACAGGAGCTACAGAGACAGTGGAATACCAGATTCAGACCATTCCCATTCATGA